Genomic window (Patescibacteria group bacterium):
TTTTCATCGCAAATCTGTTGCGGTTTTTTCCCAAGTTTTTCAGCAACTTCGGCAACCTTTGCCCCATGTTCGTCTGTGCCAGTTAGAAAGAATACATCTTTGTTTTGCGCCCGAAAAAACCGCGCCAAAACATCCGCAGCCAAGGTCGTATAAGCATGACCTATGTGCGGTTTATCATTTACGTAGTAGATTGGCGTTGTAATTAAGATTTTTTCCATAATACTATTACAAACTCTCCCCTTGGCTCAATTTGATTAATTATTTCTGAAATCTTTCCGCGATAGGTCGTTTCAAATTTTTTGGTTAATTCCCTGCCAACAACTATTTCAAAATCATTGATTTGGCTTAATTCGTTCAGGGTTTTCATAATTCTGTGCGGCGATTCGTATATTATCACGGGATATTTATATTCCGCAAGCTCTTTGAAAAATTTCTGCCTGCCCTTTTTATGCGGGGGAAACCCAAGAAAAACGAATTTATCCATAGGAAATCCAGAAATGCCGGCAATTGCAGTAATGGCACTTGGGCCGGAAATCGGGACAATCTCTGCAAAATTCTTAACTTCTTCAATTAATTTATTCCCCGGGTCCGATATGCCCGGAGTACCGGAATCAGAAACTAAAGCCAGATTTTTGCCTTGTTTTAATAAATCAATAATATGATTCACTTTATTGATTTTGCTGTGCTGGTGGTAGCTTTCGACTTCAGTTTTAATATTGTAATGTTCCAATAATTTTCTCGTCACTCTTGTATCTTCGCATAAAATTAAATTAACCTCTTTTAAAGCCTCTAATGCGCGCAAGGTTATATCCTTCAAATTTCCTATGGGAGTTGCAATAATGTATAATTTTGCCATATAATTATATTATAACATGATTCTTCTGCCTCATATTATTTTAGGAGCTGTAATCGGGGCCAAGACACAAAATCTTGGTTTTATTATAATTTTGGGATTTTTGAGCCATTTTATTATAGACAAAATTCCGCACTGGGATTATTCTATTAAGGGTATAAAGGATTTTCGCGAAACCAGAAATTTTAAAAAACTTGTAATCACTTTAATCAAAATTGGCATTGATGGATTGATTGGCTTGCTAATTGTATTTTTAGCTCTCTGGCAGAAAAATATGTTTGATATTAGTTATTTACCATTTATCCTTCTTGGTATTTTTGTCTCTATTTTACCGGATCTCGTGGGAATCTTATCAGAAATTATAAGCAATAGTTTTCTGGATATATTTGCCAAATTTCATGACCTTGCTCATTTTAAAACTAAAAAGGAAGGTGAACTTACCTTCCTTGGCATTTCTACGCAAATCGCTGTGGTTATTTTTGCTCTGGTTGTTTTCTTTCTTTAATCATATCCTTCAAAAATTCTGCAAAAACCGCGGCCAAGGGAACTGCCAGAATCATTCCAAGAATCCCACCTAATTGCCCGCCAATAAGCAAAGCCATAATTACAACTATCGGATTTAAGCCAACCACCTTGCCAATAACCAATGGGGTAATTACATAATTTTCAAGCTGTTGAATAACCACGTATAAGATAAGAACCCAAAGACCGATAATCGGCGCCTGCAAAAAACCTATTAATACTGCCGGAATGCCTGCCAGAACCGGCCCGATATAGGGAAAAATTTCTAAAACACCGGCCAAAACAGCCAATAAAAGCGCAAATTTAATATTTAAAAAGGAAAGCCCGATATAAACTAAAATGCCGATAATCACTCCTAAAATTACCTGTCCCTGTAGCCACTTGCCGAATTTCTGCTGAGCTCTTTCCCATAAATCTAATATGCGGTCGCGATAATGAATCGGGATAACGGCGGTCAGAGTTCTCTGGACGCCTTTTTTTAATACTGAGATATAAAAAGATATGATTAAAATCATTATAAAAGAAAACACTCCGCCAAAAATTCCGAATGCGGTTGAAAGCAGATTAGCGCTCTTTCCTTTTAGATAATCCCCTAATTCAGACAAAGAATTCTGGACACTGTTAACTATACCCTGGTATTTCGATGAGATATCTTTTAATGAATCGAATTTATCCGATATTTTTTCGATATATTGCGGCAAAGACGAAGCAAAACTCTTAATATCGCGGGCAATGCCTGGAATTATTAGATAAACTATCAAAGCCAACATACCGACTACAACAATATAAACCAATAATGTACCGATTACCCGGGGTATTTTTATTTTCTCTAAAAAACTTACCATTGGAGCAATGGCTGATGTAATAATCAACGCAAAAAGGAAAATAATGATTACATTTTTAATCAAGTAAACAAATACCAAAAGCAAGATTATAAATATAACCTTTAAAATGGTATTGGTAGAGATGTTTATTGTTCTTGAGTCGCTCATAATTTTAACAGGCGCTCAAACTTGGCCTTGTCCTTAAAGGGACCAATTAATGCTAAATTTAATTTTTCCTGCTTAAAAATATCTCTTGCTACTCTCTGAATATCGTCCGCTGTTACTGCTTCTATTTTAGCAAATATCTCATCAAGAGTCAAAATTTTATTTTCCATAAGCTCTTGGTTGGCATAAAATCCGGCCTGTTCATCAGATTCTTCCATTGCTAAAATTGTTCTTCCTTTCATAAAATCTTTGGCTTTTTTTAATTCTTCTTTGCCAATTTTTTCGTCCTTCATTAATTGATAATTTTCAAGAATTATCTTAATCGTCCTATCCACTCGATTATTATCAGCACCAACGCGGGTATACAAACAACCAGTATCAGTAGTATTATCGGTTCCCGTTTTTACATAATAAGCCAATCCTTCTCTCTCGCGAATTTTAATCCACAGCCGTGAACTCATATTACCTCCCAAAATTACACCCAATACACTTAAAACATATTTATCAGGGTGAAACATATCATATCCTCTGACTCCTAAAAATAAATGGGTTTGGTCGGTCTTTTTATAATGAACTAATACTTCCGGTTTATTTTGTTTTTCAATAGTCTTCTTCTTTTGCGGAGATGAAACCATATTTATGGCTTTAAAATACTCTTTAATTTTATCTTTTATATTATGATTAATGTTTCCGGCTACGGCGATTACTGTATTATGAGATGAATAGTGGCTTTTTAAATAATTTGTAAAATCTCTCCGGGCCATTTTTTTAATCGTTTCCTTTTCTCCAGAAATCAGCCAGCCAGCTGGCTGGTTTTTGTAAAGTAATTTATCCCATAAATCTCCGATGTACCTGCTGGGATTATCCAAATACATATTCAATTCTTCAATAATTACTCCTTTCTCGCGTTCTATTTCTTTTGGGTCGAGTTTGGAATTTAAAAATATATCCGAAACCCAATCAAGAGCCAATTCTATGTGTTTAATATCCACTTTCGCCCAATAACCTGTCATTTCTTTGTCTGTAAAAGCATTGAATTGTCCACCTACCTTATCAAGCATCTCGGCTATTACCAAAGTATTCGGCCTCTTCTTGGTTCCTTTAAAAAACATATGCTCTAAAAAATGGGAAATACCGTTGATTTCCTTGGTTTCGTATTTCGAACCGGTTCCGACCAAAACTAAAACAGTCACTGCCTTGGTGTTTTTCATCGGAACAGCGACTAGTCTTAGTCCGTTTTTAAATGTAAATTTCTGATATGGTCTAGACATTTATTTTTTCTTCTAAATAGGTTTTTAATTCTTTTATTTCCACTCTTTTTTGTTTCATACTATCTCTGTCTCTGACTGTTACTGTATCTTTTTCCAAAGTATCAAAATCAACTGTTATGCAGAACGGCGTGCCGATTTCATCTTGTGAAAAATATCTTTTGCCGATGTTCCCCCGGTCATCCCAGGCAATTTCGAAGCTTTTTTTCAACTCTTGATAAATCTTCCATGCTTTTTTAACTAATTCAGGTTTGTTTTTTAATAATGGGAAAACTGCTGCTTTATACGGCGCTAATTTAGGATGCAATTTTAAAACAATGCGGCTTGTTCCGAGCTTAGTCGAGGAATCTTTTTCTTCACAATAAGCATCGATTAGAAAGAATAGAGTCGCCCTGTCCACTCCTCCTGATGTTTCAATAACCCAGGGAATAAATTTTTCTTTGGTTTCTTCGTCAAAATAAGACATGTCCTGTCCAGAATACTGCTGATGGCGGGACAAATCCCAGTCCCCGCGATGATGAATTCCTTCGCATTCTTTCCATCCAAAGGGCGTTTCATATTCAATATCCCAGGCAGCACGCGCATAATGCGCCAATTCATCTTTAGCGTGTTCCCTGAATCTTAATTTGTCTTTCTTAATTCCCAGTTTTTTATACCATTCCATCCTCGTTTTTTTCCAAAAATCATACTGTTTCATCGATTCTTTTTCATCAGGCCTAACATAATATTGAAGCTCCATTTGTTCAAATTCTATTGAGCGGTAAGTGAAATTTCCAGGAGTAATTTCATTTCTGAATGCTTTGCCGATTTGTGCAACGCCAAAAGGGATTTTCAATCTTGAAGAATTTAAAATATTTTTAAAATTAACATGGACGCCCTGGGTGATTTCCCCGCGCAAATAAGTAATATCTTTTTCGCCTTCAACTACGCCGAGTTTGGTTTCTACAAGAATATTGAATTTTTTCGGTTCTGTCCAGCTTGTTTTTTCTTTCTTTTTCGTATGCTGTTCTTCGTGATTCTTAATTTGCTCTTTCTCGTCAACTCCAAATCTTTGGTGGCAAATTTTACACTCAACCAGCGGGTCAACAAAATTCTGCGTATGACCGGATGCCTCCCAAACTTTTGGGTTCATTAAAATTGAAGCACTAACACCAACCACGTCTTCACGCTCTTTCACCATTGTTTTCCACCATTCCTGTTTAAGATTAAATTTCAGCTCATTTCCGAACGGACCATAATCCCATGTTCCTCGAAGTCCACCATAAATTTCAGAACCAGGATAAATAAATCCTCGCCTTTTACATAAACTTACAATTTTTTCCATTAAATTCTCCATACCCCGTACTAGATTTTCGACATATTTATACTGAGTTTATCGAAATATCAAATTAGATTATTTAGATTAATTGTTTTTTATTAATTATCACCCCGATTGTGCCCCGACCACGGTCGGGGCAGTCGAAAATTCAGTATCGGGGCATATTATTCTATTACCCTACCTTCATTATATCCTACTCTT
Coding sequences:
- the rsmI gene encoding 16S rRNA (cytidine(1402)-2'-O)-methyltransferase yields the protein MAKLYIIATPIGNLKDITLRALEALKEVNLILCEDTRVTRKLLEHYNIKTEVESYHQHSKINKVNHIIDLLKQGKNLALVSDSGTPGISDPGNKLIEEVKNFAEIVPISGPSAITAIAGISGFPMDKFVFLGFPPHKKGRQKFFKELAEYKYPVIIYESPHRIMKTLNELSQINDFEIVVGRELTKKFETTYRGKISEIINQIEPRGEFVIVLWKKS
- a CDS encoding AI-2E family transporter, giving the protein MSDSRTINISTNTILKVIFIILLLVFVYLIKNVIIIFLFALIITSAIAPMVSFLEKIKIPRVIGTLLVYIVVVGMLALIVYLIIPGIARDIKSFASSLPQYIEKISDKFDSLKDISSKYQGIVNSVQNSLSELGDYLKGKSANLLSTAFGIFGGVFSFIMILIISFYISVLKKGVQRTLTAVIPIHYRDRILDLWERAQQKFGKWLQGQVILGVIIGILVYIGLSFLNIKFALLLAVLAGVLEIFPYIGPVLAGIPAVLIGFLQAPIIGLWVLILYVVIQQLENYVITPLVIGKVVGLNPIVVIMALLIGGQLGGILGMILAVPLAAVFAEFLKDMIKERKQPEQK
- a CDS encoding insulinase family protein; its protein translation is MSRPYQKFTFKNGLRLVAVPMKNTKAVTVLVLVGTGSKYETKEINGISHFLEHMFFKGTKKRPNTLVIAEMLDKVGGQFNAFTDKEMTGYWAKVDIKHIELALDWVSDIFLNSKLDPKEIEREKGVIIEELNMYLDNPSRYIGDLWDKLLYKNQPAGWLISGEKETIKKMARRDFTNYLKSHYSSHNTVIAVAGNINHNIKDKIKEYFKAINMVSSPQKKKTIEKQNKPEVLVHYKKTDQTHLFLGVRGYDMFHPDKYVLSVLGVILGGNMSSRLWIKIREREGLAYYVKTGTDNTTDTGCLYTRVGADNNRVDRTIKIILENYQLMKDEKIGKEELKKAKDFMKGRTILAMEESDEQAGFYANQELMENKILTLDEIFAKIEAVTADDIQRVARDIFKQEKLNLALIGPFKDKAKFERLLKL
- a CDS encoding glycine--tRNA ligase — translated: MEKIVSLCKRRGFIYPGSEIYGGLRGTWDYGPFGNELKFNLKQEWWKTMVKEREDVVGVSASILMNPKVWEASGHTQNFVDPLVECKICHQRFGVDEKEQIKNHEEQHTKKKEKTSWTEPKKFNILVETKLGVVEGEKDITYLRGEITQGVHVNFKNILNSSRLKIPFGVAQIGKAFRNEITPGNFTYRSIEFEQMELQYYVRPDEKESMKQYDFWKKTRMEWYKKLGIKKDKLRFREHAKDELAHYARAAWDIEYETPFGWKECEGIHHRGDWDLSRHQQYSGQDMSYFDEETKEKFIPWVIETSGGVDRATLFFLIDAYCEEKDSSTKLGTSRIVLKLHPKLAPYKAAVFPLLKNKPELVKKAWKIYQELKKSFEIAWDDRGNIGKRYFSQDEIGTPFCITVDFDTLEKDTVTVRDRDSMKQKRVEIKELKTYLEEKINV